GAAGGGTCGGGGTCGGTTAGCGATCGCAAGCAAGGAACCAGTTGCTGATTCTGGGCCGCCTGCCTCGAAGCAAGGTCATTGCACACTTTGGAGGTTTGATCTTTGAACCTTATCTTGACAGGCTTCGCTTTGTAGCCCCCGCAGCGAAGGTTGAGACGTTGACACGTGTGACATTCTGGCTTCGCCTCGTCACATTTGACTCGTCGTGATTTGCATGTAACGCATCCTCCAGAGGGTCCGTGATTGACCATTGTGAGAGTGGGGTGGCccaaagaagagatggtATTGCGACAGAAGGAACAACTCTAATTGTTCATGAgtaaatagattaaataggGGTTCAACATGACAAGGCTGAACTTCGGCCCCCACTCAGTGCCTGAGCACAACGCGGAATCAGGCTAGCTGTGCGGAGGCTGCAACTGCGGCTGAGATTCCGTCCTACGGGATGGGGTCTTGGCCATGTCTGTCGCAAAAAAGATACCAAGTTGGGTATAGTGTGGCACTGCTATAACTTTAAACATGCCTGAGTCTGGGGTTTCAGCTGTCCAGATAAGCAAATCTACAGGGTTCGATCTGCcaaaattataaatagctGAGCCTCTTGTTTATCTCACGATATTGATCAAGGTCATCCCATCAGAAAACCCTAACCCATCTGGGTAATGTTGATGTCTTCTGAAACGATGCATCGCCCGCAGGAACAAGAGCCCGGGGCTGTAAATAGTGTGCTCGAGCACGAAAGATGTATAAAGTCACCTTCTCAGGAACCATCAACATGATGCTTCGAACGCATCACATTGCAGAATTCAACCCTCGCAACCTCGACATATCCTATCCCTCGACCACACCCATCAACCCATCAAAATGGTCAAACCCACCCGCCCACCAGCCAACAACTTCGTAGCCACCGCCCGCAAGATCTACAACCCGATCGGCTTCGCCAAAGGCTACAACTTCATCCTATGGATGATATCCGCCGGCGCACTACTCGGCTTCTCCCTCGCCCGACTCATGTACCTCAACTTCGACGGCATCTTCTGCCCAGCAGACCAAAACAAAGCCGATGCCCTCCCCGGCGAATGCTTCTACTACCAAGATACCCGCGGCCGCGTcggcatcctcctccacctcggcGCCATCCTCCCAGCCTgtctcctcgccttcctccaATTCGTCCCTGTCATCCGCCACaaagtcatcctcttccaccgcatCAACGGCTACCTGGTCATCATCGGCTCTTTCACCGGCATGGCCGGCGTGCTAATGATAGCAGAGCACAGCTTCGGCGGTGGTGTGAGCATCCAAATCGCCCTCGGCGTGGcactcatcatcttccttagctgcatctgcatcgcttattataatatcaagaGACTGCAGATCGAGCAGCACCGCGCGTGGATGATCCGCGCTTGGGTCTGCGTGAGTTACCCCATACCCCGCCAACCTTTCTCCCTGAATATTCCGTACTGATACCCAACAGGgcggcttcatcatcaccatgcgCATCATCGGCATAACCACCAACAAAGTCCTCGTGGCCCTCGCCCCCAACCAATACTTCGTCTCCTACTCCTGCTCTGAGATCTCCTTCATGCTGAACGGGAACCAATCCGTCGTGCAATCCCTCCATCCGTCCTGCACGGGGACTAATCCGAACCACCACGTTCTCGTCAATGCTTTCAGCTCCAATGGAACCGGAAATGTGGACCAGGCTGCCGCAGGCCTCGACATCAGTTTTAGTGCTGCGGCGTGGCTCGCGGTCGCTATTCATGTCTTTGCGGCTGAGCTGTATCTCCATCTCACTCCGGCTGAGTCggcgaggttgaggagggtgtcGTACCAGAGACAGTTGGAGGCCGGGATGAGGAGGCCTGGGAATATGGGGTTAACGGCGGAGAAGGTTGGTGATGCGGAGCCGTTTTTGATGGTtaagggggaggagaggggtgagGGGGGTGAGAATGAGCATGAAGTGAGGTGGAGCTTACGAGGGTTGGGGGGAGGTATGAGAGGGAATAGATGGGtattggggggtggtggcgCTGGGTTACGATTGAAATGGATAACATGGTTGTTTTTGccctttctttgttttttaATTCTCAATTTGTTCGATGTATAGATTGTATGTTTTATCAATACCAGAAACAAAACACGCCCAATTTTATTGGCTGATATGTACTGGGTTAATTAAAGCGATGATTTGCCTATCGGATTATAGCCTATCCGAGACTAAGCGAACAAGTACAATCCACATCCAGCTACATCTGTACAGGCGCAATCATGTATACAACGAGCTTCAACTCATCAACATACACAGCCTTCTCCCCTCGCAAATCACATAACATCCTCTCACGCACTACCAATAGCAGCCACATGATCCGTGACCAAACACTCGTAATCGCTCGTCCCATAGTAGATGgtatttccatcatccggCGACTTGCCCGTGCTCAAATCATCACCATACTGCCAGAAGAGATCTGCGCTGACGCCCGTCGTGTTGAGGGCTGTCTTCTGCCACGGACTCTCCACGCTGCAGTGGTTCGAGGTGACGCCGTATTCTTCCAGAAGGCAGGGCTTGCCGGCCGCTTTGCACGCCGCGCCGTGCGCGCTGATCCATCCGTTACCCCAGTCGTCGGAAGTGCCCCCTTGATCTTTGTTAGTTTGGATGTTGATGGGAATGAGAGAACAGAAGGGGGGAGGTGCGTACAGCTATCAGGGTACAAGTGGAGAGTACCAAAGTCAATAGTATCGATACCGAGGTTCTTGGTGAAGTTCAGGCCCTCGGCGAATTGGTAGGGGTAGCTGCCGTCTGAGTCGGTGTTGAGACCGAAGCCCTCTACTTTTCATTAGTACCCACTTCTTAGTCTCGAAGGTTTGGGGGcactcaccatcaccaataCAAACCATATGATCCGCATCCAACCCCTTAATAAACTTACTCGTCTTCTCAATCCAATCATACAACACAGACGTATCGCAACTGGGACATCTCGGCTCATTCGCCAACTCCCACGCAAACACCGCGGAGGAGTTACTATACCGCTCCACGACCGTCTTAATATACGTCTGATACGCAGATTGCATTGTATCACTCGTATAGAAATCCGTCTCGTCGGATCCGCCATACGCGCTGACGTACGCGGACATACCGCCGTAGTCGGTCCAGTAGTTGACgaagttgatgatgagtttgATGTCGTGCTGTTCGGCAGACGAGACGACGTAGTCGAGACGCTGGAGACCGTCGGCGCCAGTGTTGATTGTTGATTTGCCGTCCTGGTGCAGTTGGTACCAGACTGTGCCGGAGGAGGGCTGCGTGGTGACGTCGTTGAAGCCCCATACGCGGAGGATCTTGAGGCCGGATGACTTTAGGTGGCTCATCACCAGGTCGACGTCCGAGTCGTCGGTTAGAAAGCCAATCCAGTAGCTGTTCGTTCCAGCGAAGTAGCCGGTTTCGCCATCGATGGTGAATTGGAGGCCCGAGGTGCTGGcgaaggaggtggaggcgctgctgctgctgctactgctgctacttgGCGCAGGAGAGGCTTTGGGCAGGGCCGTAGAGAGGTTGGCCAGCGCCAGGCTGGCTAGGGTGAGAAGGGAGCTGGAGAACTTCATTGTGGTCGTTTGCTTGGCTGGTTATGATACTGAAGTTGTGTGGGTTAAGCTGCCTTTATAGCAACTTTGCCCGCTGCCAGTCGGTTTCTGCTACACGGACGACCCTCCGTTCTGAAATAAGCAGTGACCTGTAGGACGACTGGGAAGGGGTTCTGTCTCCAGTCTTGGACCTCCAGATACCGAGTTGAGAACGGAGCGGTGACGATCATCGTGGCATGTAATCAATCTGCAGATGAAGGTGTTTTGTCCGTGCTCGATTCGGTATGGCGAGACCCTCTGCCGTGTTTCAGGTGATCTGAGTGGTTTAGTTCTGCATCAGGGATTgctggtggggatgatgtgttACATCTCTGTTAAGATGGTTTGATGAAGAGTctgttattttcttttatatttgttGCTGGGTTGGTTTCGGAGGtgatgggtggtggatggatggtctgATGGGTGCGGGTGAGGTGCGACCGGAGATGAGAGGCGGTTGTCTATGGGTTATTGATGTCAGTGAGAAGACAAAAGATGGGCGGGACTAGGATAGATATGGGTTTTGAACAAATATATGGTGATATGACAACAAAGGAATAGTTTCTGCGATAAATGGCTTATTTCTCTCACCGGTCGGCGTGGGGCACACTGGATAACCACGTGTGTGGCAGCGGGAAGATCGGCGGGATTCCAGTGCGTGTGACCCCAAGAACCACTGGAAACCATTCACAAacaagggaaaaggaaaacaaacTATGATTGACATTATGGCCATTGAAAATCACCTGTCATTGTCGTTAATACTTTCTGCCGAGTCGGAGGACTTGTGTAGTGGGTTCAATGATGTGTATAAGCTTTTGTCAGCCCTCTTCTGTGAGTCCGTCCTAGtcatctatatataatctacctGGGCTGGTAGGGTTCCTATGTTTGCTAGTTCACCGTTCATCTAGTACTGTTGCGACTAGATATTATTCCACTCAAAACAACAGTGATCATGACTGTAATACATTGTTTACGTCCATATAAAGGACCGTTGTCTCAGTATAGCCAGTGTATATGATGATAGAAGTGTCAGGCAATGATCAGAGTGATGTCTGGGACACTATTACTAATTGATGATTATTTTCATTGATTTTTCATTCGCTATCGAACTGCGGAAGATTATGAAATAGCACCAACCAAGACGTAACTTGAACAGTAAAGTTGCACAACTGCTTGGCTGGAATATACTGGCATAAGGACTAGCTACGAACCATATGACATTGACATCGAGGGCATACTGGTCAATCACTGTAGAGAGAGTAACCTAGTTAGTGTTATCCGAAGATTTGCCGGAAACCACCAAAGCGAAATAAACCAGCAAGTTCTACCCCTTCCCCAGCCGGAGTAGCCCTTTGCAAGAGCCTACGACCATACAACCAACCCAGACTGAGTCAATTAGTGCCGACACCATAAATCCGACGGAGAATTCAACCTCATCGCGTGGCTCGGAGTTCACCCCACCCCCTCATCACCTCATTGTACTAGACTAGCAGTCGTCCGACTGCAATGCATGAAGCCGGACAACAGAGGGTAAAGTATGATCCGGAGCGCAGGGCTGAACAACCAAGCACAGTCCCTGAAAAGGAGACAAAGACAGAGTTTTCTATCCAGGGTATCAATGATTGGCCCTTGTTGAGCTGTGTTGGTCGGGCCGATACTAGAGAATACAAGCTAGCGAGGCGGCGTTAAGCATAACTGACTGGGTTAATATCGGCGTAAATTGCGGTGCAGCAGGTGACGAGCCGATGCTCGGGAGACATTCCTCCAGAGTTCGGACGTGGATGGGACAGTCGGAAAAATGTTTCTGAGGAGAGGAATTGTGGGAGGCGGCATGTGGGGAGAAACAGATGTACCGAGCGGGGTGCGGGTTAGGTGTCTGTGGATTGCCGTAGTCTGGTATGGGGTAGGTTTAGTCATCCCTTGTTGCGTCAACAGATGACTACATTGAGATATTTATCTATAGATTATAGGATATAAGATGATGTTGATAGATAGAGTTCGGATGTAGATCTGTCTCTGTCAGGGGTAAGCTTATAATTAGCAATTCCCAACGCTCTTGTGGTTGACAGGGTGGTTTCTGCATTGTCCATGTGTTTGATGACATCCCCAGCCTGGAGTAAGGAGCGGCACCCCACGGAGAGGCAGATGCAGGGACAACACCCCAGATACCCTGTTTCCCTCCCACAAGTTGCAACATCATGCTGTCTGCATATGGCACCATCACCGGTCATGTCTTCTGTAGTCGGCTGACCAGATCTCGGTCGAGTTCACACTTGAAGCTTGTTACTTGGAATCTTCGACCAGGATCTGGACTCACGTCGCTACCGGGTTCCGCGCTACTACGGAAGTGGCGCTTGAGGGCTGCCGGGAACCAACTTGCAAACCGGGATGACATTGTGGCTGCTGTTCCAGAAAGGCGGAGGAAAGCTGGGCCGGGCCTCTTCAGTCTCCGAAGAAACCAAAGCAGGCAGGTTCCACGGGGATTCTGTTAGTCAGTTAGTCAGCCGGGGTGCCGCCGGAAATTACACTCCCCCATATGACATACGTCATCTTGCATTAGCCGACCACGTGTAGTAACCAACCCTAGCCCTCTGGATGACATCTTTTCCGGGCTGCAAGTCTATTAGTCATGTCCCCCGGTCGCATGGGGGAATCTGGAGTGGTCAGGGCAGGGGACCATCCCACGCGAAATGAAGGGgacggagggggaagaaaaaaacaacGCATATTATTGCTGATCACTCCTGCGTAGTGTATTTTGATTTGCATAGTAAGATTATCGGTCAATATCCTAGTGGTAAATTGAGCACATCAAATCAGCCTGCGTCGTCATGCCAAGGTGCAAGACTGCAGTTCGctgacgatgatgttgcAGCCAAGGCAGCCACAAAGCTTCATTGGATCCGGTGGATGGTTCCAGAGCCAACCAGTGGTGTCGCCGAGTGCCACTGAAATCCTTGTGTGTGTGCAGTCGGCTCGGTCGGGATTCTGTACCAGCTGCGCGCGTACAGGTTTTCGTTTGTTGGCTGAGTAGTCCCTCGTCATGCCGTGAATCGGGGCCGATTCTCTCGGTCGGCCGTGGTCAGTCCCAGACGTTTAGGGTTGGAATTTTCCGCGTGGGCGCAGCACATTTTCGGGCAGGTGACCGACAGAAATCGGGATCGCTTAGGATTGGAATCGGTACAGAGTGGTTTTGGAATTGCAATGGCCATCTACAAGTTTCCCCAGAATATGCAGAAATGTATCTGAGCGTAGTTCGATCATGATAATGAACTGACGTCTACTAACCTCCGcattttcccctcttttcccccctgcAAGGATAAGAAAATCCGGGATATCGACTCACCGGTCAACGAATATGGGAATCTCCAGGTTGGCATCTCCGGCCCTCCAGGAAATCCCTGCGTTGGGCTCTCTCTCCCACACTCTCTCCAGTCCACatttcctccacctccagtCCGTCTGCTTCCGAGCCAACAAGCGGCGATTTGCCCTGCCGAACTCTGGAGGCCTGCCCGATACGGTTTAGGGCACCGGTCTAGTCCCGAAACAGTGGGTCGCCTCTTTCCCATTAGCCTCGTGACTGGAGAAGGTAAGCGGCTTCTCCACGTTGGGCAAGAATCCCTTTCAATTAGTAGTATTGCTcgcctccccttcctctttcaACTTCTTGCCCTCCTTCAGCTCGCTTCTCTGCAAAACCTGGCTGAGACAGTTGTAAGCAATGACACGGTATCCCGTCTCATCATCCCGACAAATGTACAATATACGGTGTATAGTCATCTTAATCTATAGGTTACCTATGAATCTATCATCTATCAAAACAGGCTTCTAAACGACGCCATATCATTCTGCCTTCTTCCACTCCCCGTTCCATGGCTATTCTCTTACATGCGCCTCCTATCCGTTCCCCATCCTGACCCAATAATGTTGATCCGTTTTCATCTCCTCCGGCTAAAGTTCTGTCGCCAGACGCCAGTGCCGATGCGCTGAGCCAACGAGCGTCCGCCACCCGACCCTCCTTGCCCCGAAAGGGCCGTGGAACCCGAAGTTATGCCTGCTCCCCCTGGTACGGCCGGCCCTTCCCCAGCATTTCGGCTGTTCTGACTGGTCTATCGGTTTCGGCCGGCCGTCCATTCTCACTGGTTGACGGCCTCTCGCTCATGAATCGTCTTGGTCGGTCTCCCCCGGCGGCACTCGCTGCGGTGCTGCATCTGATGTCGGCTCTCCACACGTCGGCTCTgacgcccccctcccccgtgGATCTCTTTTCCCTGGTGAAATTTTTCTCTCTGTCGTCTCATACGATGGAGGACATAAAAGGGCTTGCATCTCCCCAGATTCCGGCACTTTTCTATCTTCCATCTCAACCCCAACAATCATCACTTATCTTGACGTTTACCCTACGGTGATCTTCAACCAATCCCAACCTAGGGTCTCCTcctattactttatttactatttcctcttctcttgtcTTTGACTTGGCATCCTTCCCCACtgacaaacaaacaaaacatCCTCCACGTGTCCACCATGGGTGTCGAAACCTCCTTTGACCACGGGGAGAACATCTCCCCGGCGGTCGCTCCCCAGCAGCACTCCAGCCAGGAGTCTTTCCAGAAGCCTcttggcggtgttgacaCCCCTGTTCCCCGCGTGACCCTGCGGGCCTTCGTCATGGccgtcttcgtctccatGGGTGGTCTCCTCTTCGGTTATGACACTGGTCAGATCTCCGGTTTCGAGCAGGAAACCGACTATCTCCGCCGCTATGGTATGCAGAACGCTCAGGGCGAATGGTACCTGAGTGACGTCCGCTCCGGTCTCTTGACCAGTCTTCTGTCTATTGGTACCCTGGTCGGTGCTCTCGTCGCTGCCCCCATCGCCAACAAGATCGGCCGCAAGTGGTCCATCACCTTCTGGTGTGTTATCCTCATGGTCGGCTTGATCGTCCAGATCTCCGCCCCCTCCGGAAAATGGGTCCAGATGGTCATGGGTCGTTGGACCACTGGTCTGGGTGTTGGTGCTTGCTCCCTGCTCGTCCCCATGTACCAGGGTGAGAGTGCCCCCCGTCACGTCCGTGGTGCCATGGTCAGTTGCTACCAGCTGTTCGTCACCTTCGGTATCTTCCTGGCCTACCTCATCAACTTGGGTACCAACACCCTGGAGGGTACTGCCCAATGGCGTATCACTCTCGGTCTGACCTTCCTGTTCGCCATCGTcctcggtggtggtatggCTTTCTTCCCCGAGTCTCCTCGTTTTGACTTCCGCCACGGCCGCGTCGACCAGGCCCGTGCCACCATGTCCAAGTTGTACGGTGTGCCTGAGAACCACCAGGTCATCCTCCAGGAGCTCGACGAGATCCAGAACCAGCTCGAGGCCGAAACCGGCAGCGAGAAGTGGTACGAATTCCTCACTGCGCCTCGCATGTTCTACCGTATCTGCCTGGGTATGGCCCTGCAGACCCTCCAGCAGCTGACTGGTTCCAACTACTTCTTCTACTACGTATGTATTCCTACAAACATCTTTACAATGGTTCATCGTACTAACATCTCATAGGGTaccaccatcttcaaggGTGCCGGTCTGTCCGACAGCTTTGTTACTCAGTGCATTCTGGGTGCCGTCAACTTCGCTTGCACCTTCGGTGGTCTGTACACCGTTGAGAATTTCGGTCGTCGCAAGTCCCTGATCTTCGGAGCCCTGTGGATGTTCGTCTGCTTCATGATCTTCGCTTCGATCGGTCACTTCATGCTCGACGTCGCCGAGCCCGAGAACACCCCCGGTGTCGGTAAGGGTATGATTGTGCTCgcctgcttcttcattgcCGGTTACGCCATGACCTGGGCTCCCATGGTCTGGACCATCACCGCCGAGCTGTATCCCTCCAAGTACCGTGCCCAGGGTATGGCTCTGGCCGTTGCTGCCAACTGGGCCTGGAACTTCCTGATCGGTTT
The window above is part of the Aspergillus luchuensis IFO 4308 DNA, chromosome 8, nearly complete sequence genome. Proteins encoded here:
- a CDS encoding uncharacterized protein (COG:S;~EggNog:ENOG410PKXX;~InterPro:IPR018750;~PFAM:PF10067;~TransMembrane:6 (i31-51o85-107i119-137o149-168i180-198o275-294i)) produces the protein MVKPTRPPANNFVATARKIYNPIGFAKGYNFILWMISAGALLGFSLARLMYLNFDGIFCPADQNKADALPGECFYYQDTRGRVGILLHLGAILPACLLAFLQFVPVIRHKVILFHRINGYLVIIGSFTGMAGVLMIAEHSFGGGVSIQIALGVALIIFLSCICIAYYNIKRLQIEQHRAWMIRAWVCGGFIITMRIIGITTNKVLVALAPNQYFVSYSCSEISFMLNGNQSVVQSLHPSCTGTNPNHHVLVNAFSSNGTGNVDQAAAGLDISFSAAAWLAVAIHVFAAELYLHLTPAESARLRRVSYQRQLEAGMRRPGNMGLTAEKVGDAEPFLMVKGEERGEGDCMFYQYQKQNTPNFIG
- a CDS encoding glycoside hydrolase 5 family protein (CAZy:GH5;~COG:G;~EggNog:ENOG410PKKN;~InterPro:IPR017853,IPR001547;~PFAM:PF00150;~SECRETED:SignalP(1-21);~go_function: GO:0004553 - hydrolase activity, hydrolyzing O-glycosyl compounds [Evidence IEA];~go_process: GO:0071704 - organic substance metabolic process [Evidence IEA]), with product MKFSSSLLTLASLALANLSTALPKASPAPSSSSSSSSSASTSFASTSGLQFTIDGETGYFAGTNSYWIGFLTDDSDVDLVMSHLKSSGLKILRVWGFNDVTTQPSSGTVWYQLHQDGKSTINTGADGLQRLDYVVSSAEQHDIKLIINFVNYWTDYGGMSAYVSAYGGSDETDFYTSDTMQSAYQTYIKTVVERYSNSSAVFAWELANEPRCPSCDTSVLYDWIEKTSKFIKGLDADHMVCIGDEGFGLNTDSDGSYPYQFAEGLNFTKNLGIDTIDFGTLHLYPDSWGTSDDWGNGWISAHGAACKAAGKPCLLEEYGVTSNHCSVESPWQKTALNTTGVSADLFWQYGDDLSTGKSPDDGNTIYYGTSDYECLVTDHVAAIGSA
- a CDS encoding sugar porter family MFS transporter (COG:G;~EggNog:ENOG410Q2KJ;~InterPro:IPR005829,IPR005828,IPR003663,IPR036259, IPR020846;~PFAM:PF00083,PF07690;~TransMembrane:12 (i42-62o98-118i125-144o156-173i185-204o216-238i300-324o339-360i369-391o406-429i441-463o469-490i);~go_component: GO:0016020 - membrane [Evidence IEA];~go_component: GO:0016021 - integral component of membrane [Evidence IEA];~go_function: GO:0022857 - transmembrane transporter activity [Evidence IEA];~go_process: GO:0055085 - transmembrane transport [Evidence IEA]) encodes the protein MGVETSFDHGENISPAVAPQQHSSQESFQKPLGGVDTPVPRVTLRAFVMAVFVSMGGLLFGYDTGQISGFEQETDYLRRYGMQNAQGEWYLSDVRSGLLTSLLSIGTLVGALVAAPIANKIGRKWSITFWCVILMVGLIVQISAPSGKWVQMVMGRWTTGLGVGACSLLVPMYQGESAPRHVRGAMVSCYQLFVTFGIFLAYLINLGTNTLEGTAQWRITLGLTFLFAIVLGGGMAFFPESPRFDFRHGRVDQARATMSKLYGVPENHQVILQELDEIQNQLEAETGSEKWYEFLTAPRMFYRICLGMALQTLQQLTGSNYFFYYGTTIFKGAGLSDSFVTQCILGAVNFACTFGGLYTVENFGRRKSLIFGALWMFVCFMIFASIGHFMLDVAEPENTPGVGKGMIVLACFFIAGYAMTWAPMVWTITAELYPSKYRAQGMALAVAANWAWNFLIGFFTPFITSAIDFAYGYVFAGCMFVGAFVVYFFVMEGKGRTLEELDWLYVNKIKPWKSSNFEIPALHSFQYEEERKQSRSYHAENA